In one Triplophysa rosa linkage group LG13, Trosa_1v2, whole genome shotgun sequence genomic region, the following are encoded:
- the LOC130563409 gene encoding N-lysine methyltransferase KMT5A-like isoform X1, whose amino-acid sequence MKYHLNQIAGCVKSTTEHFGLFIFVTDSIIAFQTGSSMWLKWSGTRTGECLHVVDSAIMLKKTKRIKPADEAKSYILSSCDKPGFVERFINKNKGRGVIATQPVESGDFVLVYRGELLVAEECWARHYTELQTTFLFEFDWQGSSWCIDASKEDGTLGRLCNDNHKSPNCTMKKIVVNNRPHLCLFAVKKIEIGNEIEYNYGDAQWPWRKKGPEKNASVSQSIVSSHVMESFQDGPITQGPENNASVSQSIVSSHVMESFQDGPITQISLGITLRSTESTTAFQRVPSS is encoded by the exons ATGAAGTACCATTTAAATCAGATCGCTGGCTGCGTAAAGTCCACCACGGAACATTTTgggctttttatttttgttacggACAGTATTATTGCATTCCAAACCGGAAGTTCCATGTGGTTGAAATGGTCAGGAACACGAACGGGGGAATGTCTACATGTAGTCGACAG TGCCATAATGTTAAAAAAGACGAAGAGAATAAAACCTGCTGATGAAGCTAAATCATATATTCTCTCCTCGTGTGACAAGCCAGGGTTTGTGGAACGAttcattaataaaaacaaag GTAGAGGAGTGATTGCCACCCAACCCGTGGAATCGGGAGATTTTGTATTAGTGTACAGAGGAGAACTCCTTGTAGCAGAGGAATGCTGGGCGAGGCATTACACGGAATTACAAACCACATTTCTCTTTGAATTTGACTGGCAGGGAAGTAGCTGGTG TATTGATGCATCTAAAGAAGACGGAACACTTGGAAGACTATGCAATGACAACCATAAGTCTCCAAATTGTACCATGAAAAAAATAGTAGTAAATAACAGACCACATTTGTGCCTGTTTGCTGTGAAGAAAATCGAAATTGGAAATGAAATTGAATATAACTATGGTGATGCCCAATGGCCATGGCGTAAGAAG GGGCCAGAGAAGAATGCTTCTGTTTCACAGTCTATCGTGTCATCACATGTAATGGAGAGTTTTCAGGATGGTCCCATCACACAG GGGCCAGAGAACAATGCTTCTGTTTCACAGTCTATCGTGTCATCACATGTAATGGAGAGTTTTCAGGATGGTCCCATCACACAG
- the LOC130563409 gene encoding N-lysine methyltransferase KMT5A-like isoform X2, which yields MKYHLNQIAGCVKSTTEHFGLFIFVTDSIIAFQTGSSMWLKWSGTRTGECLHVVDSAIMLKKTKRIKPADEAKSYILSSCDKPGFVERFINKNKGRGVIATQPVESGDFVLVYRGELLVAEECWARHYTELQTTFLFEFDWQGSSWCIDASKEDGTLGRLCNDNHKSPNCTMKKIVVNNRPHLCLFAVKKIEIGNEIEYNYGDAQWPWRKKGPEKNASVSQSIVSSHVMESFQDGPITQGPENNASVSQSIVSSHVMESFQDGPITQRLWT from the exons ATGAAGTACCATTTAAATCAGATCGCTGGCTGCGTAAAGTCCACCACGGAACATTTTgggctttttatttttgttacggACAGTATTATTGCATTCCAAACCGGAAGTTCCATGTGGTTGAAATGGTCAGGAACACGAACGGGGGAATGTCTACATGTAGTCGACAG TGCCATAATGTTAAAAAAGACGAAGAGAATAAAACCTGCTGATGAAGCTAAATCATATATTCTCTCCTCGTGTGACAAGCCAGGGTTTGTGGAACGAttcattaataaaaacaaag GTAGAGGAGTGATTGCCACCCAACCCGTGGAATCGGGAGATTTTGTATTAGTGTACAGAGGAGAACTCCTTGTAGCAGAGGAATGCTGGGCGAGGCATTACACGGAATTACAAACCACATTTCTCTTTGAATTTGACTGGCAGGGAAGTAGCTGGTG TATTGATGCATCTAAAGAAGACGGAACACTTGGAAGACTATGCAATGACAACCATAAGTCTCCAAATTGTACCATGAAAAAAATAGTAGTAAATAACAGACCACATTTGTGCCTGTTTGCTGTGAAGAAAATCGAAATTGGAAATGAAATTGAATATAACTATGGTGATGCCCAATGGCCATGGCGTAAGAAG GGGCCAGAGAAGAATGCTTCTGTTTCACAGTCTATCGTGTCATCACATGTAATGGAGAGTTTTCAGGATGGTCCCATCACACAG GGGCCAGAGAACAATGCTTCTGTTTCACAGTCTATCGTGTCATCACATGTAATGGAGAGTTTTCAGGATGGTCCCATCACACAG